One window of the Prunus dulcis unplaced genomic scaffold, ALMONDv2, whole genome shotgun sequence genome contains the following:
- the LOC117612942 gene encoding rust resistance kinase Lr10-like, with protein sequence MYNKFKNKLGEGGFGTVFKGKLRSSRSGAIKMLIKSKANGEDFISEVATIGRIHHFNVVQLVGYCVEGSKCALVYEFMQNGSLDKYIYSKEGSNLLGYKKMYDISLGVARGIEYLHQGCDMQILNFDIKPDNILLDENFVQKISNFGLAKLYPTDNSIVSLTAARGTMGYMAPELFYKNISGVSYKADVYSFGMLLMEMGSRRKNLNARAEHSSQIYFPSWVYDQNKEGKELEMEDITEEEKKIVKKMVITALWCIQMKPSDRPAMNEVIKMLEGDVESLQMAPKPFLCPQEMPVDIHDNLNHTCSNMEVTCTLSPRSWR encoded by the coding sequence ATGTATAACAAATTCAAGAATAAGTTAGGTGAAGGAGGCTTTGGCACGGTATTTAAAGGAAAATTACGCAGCAGCCGTTCTGGAGCAATTAAGATGTTGATCAAGTCCAAAGCTAATGGGGAAGATTTCATTAGTGAGGTAGCTACCATTGGAAGGATTCACCATTTTAATGTGGTGCAACTTGTTGGTTATTGTGTTGAGGGTTCGAAGTGCGCTTTAGTATATGAGTTCATGCAAAATGGATCTCTTGATAAATACATTTATTCCAAAGAAGGGAGTAACTTGCTAGGTTacaagaaaatgtatgatattTCACTTGGAGTAGCTCGAGGGATTGAATATCTACACCAAGGTTGTGACatgcaaattttaaattttgatatcAAGCCTGATAACATCCTTCTTGACGAAAATTTCGTTCAAAAGATTTCTAACTTTGGGCTTGCGAAATTATATCCTACGGATAATAGTATTGTCTCGTTAACGGCAGCAAGGGGAACAATGGGTTACATGGCTCCTGAGTTGTTCTACAAAAATATTAGTGGCGTCTCATACAAAGCTGATGTCTATAGCTTTGGAATGCTATTGATGGAAATGGGAAGCAGACGAAAGAATTTAAATGCACGTGCAGAGCATTCAAGCCAAATTTACTTCCCCTCATGGGTGTACGATCAGAATAAGGAGGGAAAGGAGTTGGAGATGGAGGATAtaacagaggaagaaaagaaaatcgtAAAAAAAATGGTTATAACTGCCTTGTGGTGTATTCAAATGAAGCCAAGTGATCGTCCGGCAATGAACGAAGTTATAAAGATGCTCGAAGGAGATGTTGAAAGCCTGCAAATGGCTCCTAAGCCTTTTCTGTGCCCTCAAGAGATGCCTGTAGATATTCATGATAATTTGAACCATACATGTTCTAACATGGAGGTGACGTGTACTCTATCACCTAGGTCATGGAGGtga